One segment of Calditrichota bacterium DNA contains the following:
- a CDS encoding acyl--CoA ligase, which yields MENYFCKVIENWAKQIPDHPAYIFMDRTMTYAQLNESIQRMANSFLQLGLKKGDKIATILPQSPAFVTLYMAASAIGLVVVPLDPRFKPAEMIALSKRTQPKLLVALANPESIKQTAEALVKEYPFEHVFSYFGALTIENSKPYEALLQAPANPIPDELHPQPDDPLIIIFTSGTTGKPKGAVITQKITYAMAKATVEAWELSADDKVIINLPTSHVGGTHDLLAVQLYAGATGVLMPTFDPKQMLEFIGKYKITYFGGVPTIFRLMFKMVNVKDFNVDSVKLIIVSGEPSQPELIEKIKESFPNANIASSWGMSETAGFFTFTKPSDPLEIVAQTEGAPWKNFGLKIKKTTGEWAQTGEVGELLVKGDSVIRTYMDPEDNSGTFEDGWLKTGDLGYLDENNYLHFVGRLKEMYISGGYNVYPLEIESFLNAHPKINTSCIIEVPDEIFGEVGYAFVVPEEGETLKPEEIAHYCEEGLADYKRPKRIIIRKDLPKTLIGKLAKQEIRKNLEKYLSE from the coding sequence ATGGAAAACTATTTCTGCAAAGTAATTGAAAATTGGGCCAAGCAAATACCTGACCATCCGGCCTACATTTTTATGGATCGGACAATGACCTATGCGCAACTCAATGAAAGCATTCAGCGTATGGCCAATTCATTTCTGCAGCTTGGTTTGAAAAAAGGGGACAAAATCGCGACTATTTTGCCGCAATCCCCTGCCTTTGTGACGCTTTATATGGCGGCTTCTGCAATCGGTTTAGTGGTGGTGCCTCTGGATCCCCGTTTTAAACCGGCTGAAATGATTGCCCTCAGCAAGCGCACCCAGCCGAAACTTTTGGTGGCACTGGCCAATCCGGAATCCATCAAACAAACCGCTGAAGCGCTTGTCAAGGAATACCCCTTTGAGCATGTTTTTTCCTATTTCGGCGCACTCACTATTGAAAATTCCAAACCTTACGAGGCGTTGCTTCAGGCCCCGGCCAATCCGATCCCGGATGAACTTCACCCGCAGCCCGACGATCCCCTGATTATTATTTTTACCAGTGGAACCACCGGGAAGCCCAAGGGAGCAGTGATCACACAAAAAATCACCTATGCCATGGCAAAAGCAACGGTGGAAGCCTGGGAATTGAGCGCCGACGACAAAGTGATTATCAATCTTCCCACCAGCCACGTGGGCGGCACACACGATTTGCTCGCTGTACAGCTTTATGCAGGGGCTACGGGAGTGCTCATGCCCACTTTTGATCCCAAACAAATGCTCGAATTTATTGGGAAATACAAGATCACCTACTTTGGCGGCGTTCCAACTATTTTTCGGCTCATGTTTAAGATGGTCAATGTAAAGGACTTCAACGTTGATTCGGTTAAGTTAATCATTGTGAGCGGTGAGCCCTCCCAGCCGGAACTGATTGAAAAAATTAAGGAAAGTTTTCCAAACGCCAATATTGCCTCCAGTTGGGGAATGAGTGAGACAGCCGGATTTTTCACCTTTACGAAACCCTCTGATCCGCTGGAAATCGTCGCGCAAACCGAAGGCGCACCCTGGAAAAACTTCGGGCTTAAAATTAAAAAGACGACCGGTGAGTGGGCTCAAACCGGCGAGGTTGGTGAACTTCTGGTTAAGGGAGACAGCGTCATTCGGACGTACATGGATCCGGAGGACAATTCGGGCACGTTTGAGGACGGCTGGCTTAAAACGGGTGACCTGGGCTACCTGGATGAGAACAATTACCTCCATTTTGTGGGACGTTTAAAGGAGATGTACATCAGTGGCGGTTACAATGTGTACCCACTGGAGATCGAATCGTTCCTCAATGCTCATCCCAAAATCAACACGTCATGTATTATTGAGGTCCCGGACGAAATTTTTGGGGAAGTGGGATATGCCTTTGTGGTGCCGGAAGAGGGCGAAACCCTCAAACCCGAGGAAATTGCTCACTATTGCGAAGAGGGGCTGGCGGATTACAAACGTCCGAAGCGGATTATTATTCGGAAAGACCTGCCCAAAACGCTGATTGGAAAGCTGGCCAAGCAGGAAATTCGAAAGAATCTGGAAAAATACCTCTCGGAATAA